From Bacteroidales bacterium WCE2004, a single genomic window includes:
- a CDS encoding DNA-directed RNA polymerase subunit beta' has protein sequence MPTFNNKDNKVKSNFQTISISLASPEDITERSCGEVLKPETVNYRTYKPERDGLFCEKIFGPTKDYECYCGKYKRIRYRGIVCDRCNVEVTEKKVRRERMGHIALTVPVAHIWYFKSAPNKISALLGLPAKKLESVIYYEKYIVVRPGASDLNKMELLSEDEYLDALARIPGNENLPDSDPDKFVAKMGAEGIYDLLREIDIEELGKELRQRMLTEGSQQRKAEILKRLQVVKWFQESKGVNRPEWMVMKVIPVIPPDLRPLVPLDGGRFATSDLNDLYRRVIIRNNRLKKLIEIKAPEVILRNEKRMLQEAVDSLFDNSKKSSAVKSESNRALKSLSDSLKGKQGRFRQNLLGKRVDYSARSVIVVGPELNMHECGLPKFMAAELYKPFIIRKLIERGIVKTVKSAKKIVDRKDPVIWDILENVMKGHPVLLNRAPTLHRLGIQAFQPRMIEGKAIQLHPLACTAFNADFDGDQMAVHLPLGNAAIMEAQLLMLGSQNILNPANGAPITVPSQDMVLGLYYITKIRPGAKGEGKSFYSPEEVIVAYNEKALDMHAKISVRLPKDKQDASKGTQMVETTAGRIIVNQYVPDEVPYVNEVLGKKALRKIITDVIKHTGVTRTAHFLDDIKNLGYDQAFRAGISFNLGDVLVPAEKTTLVDEAYKQVAAIRDDYDMGFITNNERYNKVIDLWSSVDNRLTGIVTKQISADQQGFNPVFMMLDSGARGSTTQIKQLCGMRGLMAKPQKAGASGADIIENPIVSNLKEGMTVLEYFISTHGARKGLADTALKTADAGYLTRRLVDVSHDVIITEEDCGTLRGLIATAIKNKDEVVESLGERILGRTSVHDIFNPLTGELIIKAGEEIREKEADLIDSLPIEQVEIRSVLTCESRKGVCAKCYGRNLATSRMVEKGEVVGVIAAQSIGEPGTQLTLRTFHVGGTASSSAADSSIESKYEGVLKFDELRTIDRVKEDGSIESVVVSRMTELRIMDENTGITFSQYDVPYGAVLYKKDGEKVVKGDLICEWDAYNATTIVETAGTVRFENMIEGSTFQKDAADEFSVSTDKVIIESKDKTKSPVMLIVDENANILKQYNLPVGAHVMAESGNVVKVGDVIMKIPRAIGKASDITGGLPRVTELFEARNPSNPAILSEINGEVKMGNVKRGNREISVINKSGAKKSYLVPLTKQILVQDNDYVRAGSPLSDGGVSPSDILSILGPVKAQEYIVNEVQAVYRLQGVKINDKHFEIIVRQMMRKVEITFPGDTEFLSEEMVDKWRFMDVNDQIYGKLVVVDAGGSQKYEAGQIIGAREMRSENASLERQGQPLMVTRPTQPATARLILQGITRAALKTDSFISAASFQETTKVLSEAAIRGRVDHLEGLKENVICGHLIPAGTGLKNYQDIIVGRKDELNQELNDL, from the coding sequence ATGCCTACTTTCAATAACAAAGACAATAAGGTAAAGAGCAACTTCCAGACGATCAGCATCTCGCTTGCGTCGCCGGAGGACATCACCGAGCGTTCGTGCGGTGAGGTCCTCAAGCCGGAAACCGTCAACTACCGCACCTACAAACCGGAGCGTGACGGCCTCTTCTGCGAGAAGATTTTCGGTCCGACCAAGGATTATGAGTGCTATTGCGGCAAGTACAAGAGGATCCGCTACCGCGGCATCGTCTGCGACCGCTGCAACGTCGAAGTCACCGAGAAGAAAGTGCGCCGCGAGCGGATGGGCCACATCGCCCTCACCGTTCCGGTGGCCCACATCTGGTACTTCAAGAGTGCACCCAACAAGATCTCCGCGCTCCTCGGCCTGCCGGCCAAGAAGCTCGAGTCCGTGATCTACTACGAGAAATACATCGTGGTGCGTCCGGGTGCCAGCGACCTCAACAAGATGGAACTTCTCTCGGAGGATGAGTACCTCGACGCCCTCGCCCGTATTCCGGGCAACGAGAACCTGCCGGACAGCGATCCGGACAAGTTCGTCGCCAAGATGGGTGCCGAAGGTATCTACGACCTGCTTCGCGAGATCGATATCGAAGAGCTGGGCAAGGAGCTCCGCCAGCGCATGCTGACCGAAGGGTCCCAGCAGCGCAAGGCCGAGATCCTCAAGCGCCTCCAGGTGGTCAAGTGGTTCCAGGAGTCCAAGGGCGTCAACCGCCCGGAGTGGATGGTCATGAAGGTCATCCCCGTGATTCCGCCGGACCTGCGCCCGCTCGTCCCCCTCGACGGCGGCCGTTTCGCCACCTCCGACCTCAACGACCTCTACCGTCGTGTGATCATCCGCAACAACCGCCTCAAGAAACTCATCGAGATCAAGGCTCCCGAGGTGATCCTGCGCAACGAGAAGCGTATGCTTCAGGAGGCTGTCGACTCCCTGTTCGACAACTCCAAGAAGTCCTCTGCCGTCAAGAGCGAGTCCAACCGGGCCCTCAAGTCCCTGTCCGACTCCCTCAAGGGCAAGCAGGGCCGCTTCCGCCAGAACCTCCTCGGTAAGCGTGTCGACTACTCCGCCCGTTCGGTCATCGTCGTCGGTCCGGAGCTCAACATGCACGAGTGCGGTCTGCCGAAGTTCATGGCTGCCGAGCTCTACAAGCCGTTCATCATCCGCAAGCTCATCGAGCGCGGCATCGTCAAGACGGTCAAGTCCGCCAAGAAGATCGTGGACCGCAAGGACCCGGTCATCTGGGACATCCTCGAGAACGTGATGAAGGGCCATCCTGTGCTCCTCAACCGTGCACCTACCCTGCACCGTCTCGGTATCCAGGCCTTCCAGCCGCGAATGATCGAGGGCAAGGCCATCCAGCTGCACCCGCTCGCCTGTACGGCTTTCAACGCCGACTTCGACGGTGACCAGATGGCTGTCCACCTTCCGCTCGGCAACGCCGCCATCATGGAGGCCCAGCTGCTGATGCTCGGTTCGCAGAACATCCTCAACCCCGCCAACGGCGCGCCTATCACGGTGCCGTCCCAGGATATGGTTCTCGGTCTGTACTACATCACCAAGATCCGTCCGGGCGCCAAGGGCGAGGGCAAGAGCTTCTACTCCCCCGAGGAAGTCATCGTGGCCTACAACGAGAAGGCCCTCGACATGCACGCCAAGATCAGCGTCCGCCTGCCCAAGGACAAGCAGGACGCTTCCAAGGGCACGCAGATGGTCGAGACCACCGCTGGCCGCATCATCGTGAACCAGTACGTTCCGGACGAGGTCCCCTATGTCAACGAGGTCCTCGGCAAGAAGGCCCTGCGCAAGATCATCACCGATGTCATCAAGCACACCGGCGTGACCCGCACCGCCCACTTCCTGGACGATATCAAGAACCTCGGTTATGACCAGGCGTTCCGCGCCGGTATCTCCTTCAACCTGGGCGACGTGCTCGTCCCGGCTGAGAAGACCACCCTCGTGGACGAGGCCTACAAGCAGGTTGCCGCCATCCGCGACGACTACGACATGGGCTTCATCACCAACAACGAGCGCTACAACAAGGTCATCGACCTCTGGTCCTCCGTGGACAACCGCCTGACCGGCATCGTCACGAAGCAGATCTCCGCTGACCAGCAGGGATTCAACCCCGTGTTCATGATGCTGGACTCCGGTGCCCGTGGTTCCACCACCCAGATCAAGCAGCTCTGCGGCATGCGAGGCCTGATGGCCAAGCCGCAGAAGGCCGGCGCCTCCGGCGCGGACATCATCGAGAACCCGATCGTGTCCAACCTGAAGGAGGGTATGACCGTGCTCGAATACTTCATCTCCACCCACGGTGCCCGTAAGGGTCTGGCCGATACCGCCCTCAAGACGGCTGACGCCGGTTACCTGACCCGCCGTCTGGTGGACGTGTCCCACGACGTGATCATCACCGAAGAGGATTGCGGCACGCTCCGCGGCCTGATCGCCACCGCGATCAAGAACAAGGACGAAGTCGTCGAGTCCCTCGGCGAGCGCATCCTGGGCCGTACTTCCGTCCACGACATCTTCAACCCGCTGACCGGCGAGCTCATCATCAAGGCCGGCGAGGAGATCCGCGAGAAGGAAGCCGACCTGATCGACTCCCTGCCGATCGAGCAGGTGGAGATCCGTTCGGTGCTCACCTGCGAGAGCCGCAAGGGCGTCTGCGCCAAGTGCTACGGCCGCAACCTCGCGACCTCCCGCATGGTCGAGAAGGGCGAAGTGGTCGGCGTCATCGCCGCCCAGTCCATCGGTGAGCCTGGTACGCAGCTGACCCTCCGTACCTTCCACGTCGGTGGTACCGCTTCCTCCTCCGCTGCCGATTCCTCCATCGAGTCCAAGTACGAGGGCGTCCTCAAGTTCGACGAACTCCGTACGATCGACCGCGTCAAGGAAGACGGCTCCATCGAGAGCGTCGTCGTGAGCCGCATGACCGAGCTCCGCATCATGGACGAGAACACCGGCATCACCTTCTCCCAGTACGATGTCCCCTACGGCGCCGTGCTGTACAAGAAGGACGGTGAGAAGGTGGTCAAGGGCGACCTGATCTGCGAGTGGGATGCCTACAACGCTACGACCATCGTCGAGACCGCCGGTACGGTCCGCTTCGAGAACATGATCGAAGGCTCCACCTTCCAGAAGGACGCCGCCGACGAGTTCTCCGTCAGCACCGACAAGGTGATCATCGAATCCAAGGACAAGACCAAGAGCCCCGTCATGCTCATCGTCGACGAGAACGCCAACATCCTCAAGCAGTACAACCTGCCTGTGGGCGCCCACGTCATGGCCGAGAGCGGCAACGTGGTCAAGGTCGGTGACGTGATCATGAAGATCCCGCGCGCCATCGGCAAGGCCAGCGATATCACTGGTGGTCTGCCGCGTGTCACGGAGCTCTTCGAGGCCCGCAACCCGTCCAACCCCGCCATTCTCTCCGAGATCAACGGTGAGGTCAAGATGGGCAACGTCAAGCGCGGTAACCGCGAGATCAGCGTCATCAACAAGTCCGGCGCCAAGAAGTCCTATCTCGTTCCGCTGACCAAGCAGATCCTCGTGCAGGACAACGACTATGTCCGCGCAGGTTCCCCGCTGTCCGACGGTGGCGTGTCGCCGAGCGACATCCTCTCCATCCTCGGTCCGGTCAAGGCGCAGGAGTACATCGTCAATGAGGTGCAGGCCGTCTACCGCCTCCAGGGTGTGAAGATCAACGACAAGCACTTCGAGATCATCGTACGCCAGATGATGCGCAAGGTCGAGATCACCTTCCCGGGCGACACCGAGTTCCTCTCCGAGGAGATGGTGGACAAGTGGCGCTTCATGGACGTCAACGACCAGATCTACGGCAAGCTCGTCGTGGTCGACGCCGGTGGCTCCCAGAAGTACGAGGCCGGCCAGATCATCGGCGCCCGCGAGATGCGCAGCGAGAACGCCTCGCTCGAGCGTCAGGGCCAGCCGCTGATGGTCACCCGTCCGACGCAGCCTGCGACGGCCCGCCTGATCCTCCAGGGTATCACCCGCGCCGCCCTCAAGACCGACAGCTTCATCTCCGCGGCTTCCTTCCAGGAGACCACGAAGGTGCTCAGCGAGGCCGCCATCCGCGGTCGTGTCGACCACCTCGAGGGTCTGAAGGAGAACGTCATCTGCGGTCACCTCATCCCTGCCGGTACCGGCCTGAAGAACTACCAGGACATCATCGTCGGCCGCAAGGACGAACTGAACCAGGAGCTTAACGACCTGTAA
- a CDS encoding cysteine synthase A, producing MIYKTLTDLIGNTPLLEVSGLEGQQARIALKLELFNPGGSVKDRIALAMIEDAESTGNLKPGATIIEPTSGNTGIGLAWVARSKGYNTILTMPDTMSVERRNLLKAFGAQIVLTPGAEGMKGAIAKAEELRQNTPGAVILGQFVNPANPAMHTRTTGEEVWAATEGAVDIFVAGIGTGGTVSGTGRALKAHKSSVEVVGVEPASSAVITTGVPGKHKIQGIGAGFVPQTFLKDYVDDVVTVTDDDAFAGSRLLADRFGLLVGISSGAAFSAAYALARKPENKGKLIVALLPDTGERYLSTPLFER from the coding sequence ATGATTTACAAAACACTGACTGACCTCATCGGGAACACACCGCTCCTGGAGGTCTCCGGCCTGGAAGGCCAGCAGGCGCGCATCGCCCTCAAACTCGAACTGTTCAACCCCGGCGGCAGCGTCAAGGACCGCATCGCCCTCGCCATGATCGAGGACGCCGAGAGCACCGGCAACCTCAAGCCCGGCGCCACCATCATCGAGCCCACCAGCGGCAACACCGGCATCGGACTCGCCTGGGTCGCCCGCTCCAAGGGCTACAACACGATCCTGACGATGCCCGACACGATGAGCGTCGAGCGTCGCAACCTGCTCAAGGCTTTCGGCGCACAGATTGTGCTCACCCCGGGCGCCGAAGGAATGAAAGGCGCCATCGCCAAGGCGGAAGAACTCCGTCAGAACACCCCGGGTGCCGTCATCCTGGGACAGTTCGTCAATCCGGCCAACCCTGCCATGCATACCCGAACCACCGGTGAGGAAGTCTGGGCGGCCACCGAGGGCGCCGTGGACATCTTCGTGGCCGGCATCGGCACGGGCGGCACCGTCAGCGGCACCGGCCGGGCGCTCAAGGCGCACAAGAGCAGCGTCGAGGTCGTGGGCGTGGAGCCCGCCTCTTCCGCTGTCATCACCACCGGCGTCCCCGGCAAACACAAGATCCAGGGCATCGGCGCGGGTTTCGTCCCGCAGACCTTCCTCAAGGACTACGTCGACGACGTCGTCACCGTCACGGACGACGACGCCTTCGCGGGCTCCCGGCTGCTCGCCGACCGCTTCGGCCTGCTGGTCGGCATCTCCTCCGGCGCCGCTTTCAGCGCCGCCTATGCTCTGGCCCGCAAGCCCGAGAACAAAGGCAAACTCATCGTCGCCCTGCTTCCTGACACGGGCGAGCGTTACCTGTCAACCCCGTTGTTCGAAAGATAA
- a CDS encoding serine O-acetyltransferase, which yields MEELLSQLIVLMRRIVFPEYLGQDDRALDLMSVRSVLRKIAGDKIADAFMERIPYISRLLHTDVEAIADNDPAVTDRTEVVLCYPGIRVMLHYRTAHELLLLEVPVAPRLLTEMAHSATGIDIHPGAQIGEYFAIDHGTGVVIGATTVIGNHVMLYQGVTLGAKNIRYDHDGRPVDEPRHPILEDNVTVYANTTVLGRVVIGHDTVVGGNVWLTHSVPPRSRILQTRAIEQPLFADGAGI from the coding sequence ATGGAAGAACTGCTGTCCCAACTGATTGTATTGATGCGCCGGATCGTCTTCCCCGAGTACCTCGGGCAGGACGACCGGGCGCTTGACCTGATGTCCGTGCGGAGCGTGCTCCGCAAGATTGCCGGCGACAAGATCGCTGATGCCTTCATGGAGCGTATTCCTTACATTTCCAGGCTGTTGCACACCGACGTGGAGGCCATCGCCGACAACGATCCGGCGGTCACCGACCGGACGGAAGTCGTGCTCTGCTATCCGGGCATCCGGGTGATGCTCCACTACCGCACCGCGCACGAGCTGCTCCTGCTCGAGGTCCCCGTGGCCCCGCGCCTGCTCACGGAAATGGCCCACTCGGCCACCGGCATCGACATCCACCCGGGCGCCCAGATTGGCGAATACTTCGCCATCGACCACGGCACCGGCGTGGTGATCGGAGCCACGACCGTCATCGGCAATCATGTCATGCTCTACCAGGGCGTCACGCTCGGCGCCAAGAATATCCGATACGATCATGACGGACGGCCGGTCGACGAGCCGCGCCACCCCATCCTGGAGGACAATGTGACGGTCTATGCCAACACGACCGTTCTCGGGCGCGTGGTCATCGGCCACGATACCGTGGTCGGCGGCAACGTCTGGCTTACGCACAGCGTACCGCCGCGCTCACGCATCCTGCAGACCCGCGCCATCGAGCAACCGCTCTTTGCCGACGGCGCCGGCATCTGA
- a CDS encoding cysteine synthase, translated as MLYQNLTDLIGNSPLLEVRGLEGQQARIALKLERNNPGGSVKDRIALAMIEDAEKSGILKPGATIVEPTSGNTGIGLAWVGRAKGYNTILTMPDTMSVERRNLLKAFGAQIVLTPGAEGMKGAIAKAEEIRQNTPGAVILGQFTNLANPAAHERTTAQEIWRDTDGQVDVFVAGIGTGGTVSGTGKGLKAHKSSVEIFGVEPSSSAVITTGTPGKHKIQGIGAGFVPQTFLAEYVDKVLTVSDDDAFDGARLLADRLGLLVGISSGAAFSAAYKLAKKPEYAGKLIVALLPDTGERYLSTVLFDR; from the coding sequence ATGTTGTATCAGAATCTCACCGACCTCATCGGGAACTCCCCGCTTCTGGAGGTCCGCGGCCTGGAAGGACAGCAGGCGCGCATCGCCCTCAAACTCGAACGCAACAATCCCGGAGGCAGCGTCAAGGACCGTATCGCCCTCGCGATGATCGAAGACGCCGAGAAATCAGGCATTCTCAAGCCCGGCGCCACGATCGTGGAGCCCACCAGCGGCAACACCGGCATCGGACTGGCCTGGGTGGGCCGGGCCAAAGGTTACAACACCATCCTGACGATGCCCGACACGATGAGCGTCGAGCGTCGCAACCTCCTCAAGGCCTTCGGCGCCCAGATCGTCCTCACGCCCGGTGCGGAAGGAATGAAAGGCGCCATCGCCAAGGCCGAAGAAATACGTCAGAATACTCCCGGCGCTGTGATCCTCGGGCAATTCACTAACCTGGCCAATCCGGCAGCCCATGAAAGGACCACCGCGCAGGAGATCTGGCGTGACACCGACGGACAGGTGGACGTCTTCGTGGCCGGCATCGGCACGGGCGGCACCGTCAGCGGCACCGGCAAGGGCCTGAAAGCCCACAAGAGCAGCGTCGAGATCTTCGGCGTGGAGCCTTCCTCCTCCGCTGTCATCACGACGGGCACACCGGGCAAGCACAAGATCCAGGGCATCGGCGCGGGTTTCGTCCCGCAGACCTTCCTGGCGGAATATGTCGACAAGGTGCTGACTGTCAGCGATGACGATGCCTTCGACGGCGCCCGCCTGCTCGCCGATCGCCTGGGCCTGCTGGTCGGCATTTCCTCCGGCGCCGCATTCAGCGCCGCCTACAAACTGGCGAAAAAGCCCGAATATGCCGGCAAGCTCATCGTCGCCCTGCTACCCGATACGGGCGAACGCTACCTCTCGACAGTACTCTTTGACAGATAG